Within the Aeromicrobium sp. Root236 genome, the region TCCTCATGAGCGAGTCGCAGGAGCGCATGATGGCCGTCGTCGAGCCGCACCACCTCGACGCGTTCATGGCGATCTGCGACAAGTGGGACGTCGAGGCCGTCGTCGTCGGCGAGGTCACCGACGGCGAGCACCTCGTGATCGACTGGCACGGCCAGACCGTCGTCGACGTGCCGCCGCGCTCGGTGGCCCACGACGGGCCGACCTATCACCGCCCCTACGCGCGGCCGGACTGGCAGGACGCCCTGCAGGCCGACGTCGCCGAGCAGCTCGCCCGGCCCACCTCCGGCGACGAGCTCCGTGAGCAGCTGGTCGCGGTCGTGACGTCGCCCAACCTGGCCGACAAGTCGTGGGTCACCGACCAGTACGACCGCTACGTCCAGGGCAACACGGTCCTCGCCCAGCCCGAGGACGCCGGCGTCATCCGCATCGACGACGAGACCAACCTCGGCGTCGCGGTGTCGACCGACTGCAACGGCCGCTTCGCCAAGCTCGATCCCTACGTCGGCGCGCAGCTCGCGCTCGCCGAGTCCTACCGCAACGTCGGCGTCACCGGCGCGCTGCCGCTCGCCGTCACCGACTGCCTCAACTTCGGCTCGCCCGAGAACCCCGACGTCATGTGGCAGTTCGAGCAGGCCACCCACGGGCTCAAGGACGCCTGCGAGGTCCTGGGCATCCCGGTCACCGGCGGCAACGTGTCGTTCTACAACCAGACCGGCGAGACCCCGATCCTGCCGACGCCGGTCGTTGGCATCCTGGGCGTCATCGACGACGTGCGTACGCGGATCACGCAGGGCTTCGTCGCCGAGGGCAGCCACGTGCTGGTGCTCGGCGAGACGCGCGACGAGCTCTCCGGCTCATCGTGGGCCGATGTCGTCCACGGCCACCTCGGCGGCCGGCCCCCCGTCGTCGACCTCGATGCCGAACGGGCCCTGGCCAACCTCATGGTCGAGGCCGCCAAGACCGGTGTCGTCGAGGCCGCCCACGATCTCTCCGACGGCGGTCTGGCGGTCGCGCTCGCCGAGGCGTCGTTCCGTCACGGCATCGGCGTCACGGTCGAGCTCGACGACCCGTTCCTCGAGCTGTTCAGCGAGTCGTCGGCCCGGGCCATGGTCGTCGTGGCGGAGGACCGCCACGACGAGTTCGTGTCGCTGGCCGAGAAGCACGGCGTCGAGCTGGCCTCCGTCGGACGTACGGGCGGCGAGACCCTCGAGGTCGCGGGCCAGTTCAGCGTGCCGGTCGCGGAGCTCAAGACGGCCTGGCAGGCGACGATCCCCGCGGTCCTGGGCGCGCACCTCGCTTGATGGCACGCCGGCCGACTCCGCTGTCGCACGAGGAGTTCGCCGCGATCTGCGCCCGCCTCGACCAGGGTGAGCCGACCCGGGCCGACCTCAAGGCCGCCACGATGCACCTCGTCGCGCTCCTCGTGGCCAGGGCGCCGGGGGCCAGCGTCGAGGTCCGCATCCCGCCCTTCGCCGCGGTCCAGTGCATCGCCGGCGCACGGCACACGCGCGGCACACCGCCGGCCGTCGTCGAGATGGACGCGCCCACCTGGATCGCCCTGGGGCGCGGGCGACTGCAGTGGTCCGACGCCACGCTGCGCGCGTCGGGGGAGCGCTCGGACCTCTCGCCGCTGCTCCCGCTCGACGAAGCCTGAGATTTCGCCCAGTTCCGGCAAAACCGGCACAGCAAGACAATCCGTCCCGTTATGATTTTCCGGTCAGGGAGGGAAACCGACATCCACCATCAGGCGCAGTCATGACGAATGGCACCACCGATCCTTCTGAGCAGTGGTCCGACCTGCTCTCAAGCCTCTCCGGGCGACGCCGGGAGGCCGTCGTCGCAGCCCTGCGGTCATCGGCCGAGCAGGGTTGGCCAGCCGATCGTGAAGCCGTGCGCCTGCTGGTCGCCTACGCCAACGGCGAGATCGACGCGCAGGACTACGCCGTCGGCATCGTCGTCTCACTCGGTGGTCACGAGCACGCGGTGCAGCCGCAGAGCCCGCCGCCGGTCGAGCGCCCGTGGGCCCAGCAGCTCGCCGAGCAGGCCTGGGCCGCGCCCCAGGAGGTCGTGGCACCGCCCGCGCCCCCGGTCCGTCCGGCGCCGCCCGTCGCCTCGTTGGCCCCCGACAGCCGCATGACCCGCGAGGAGGCCGTCGCGGCCTACGTCTCCGGGCGTATCCCGGTCGAGGAGTTCCTCCGCATCACCCGCGGCGTCTCCGCCTAGGACCGCCGCGCCGCCATGGCGCGGGCCGGGTAGTTCGTCGTCACCATCCAGACGTACGGGTCGTTCATCCACCGCTCGAGCTCGTCGGGCCGGTCGACGGTCCACACCAGGAGCGGCAGCCCGCGCTTCCGGGCGTACGCCTTGAGGCTCAGCCGGGCGACGACCTTGTGCGACACCACCAGGTTGGCGCCGCTCAGCAGGATGCGCAGCCGCGGGAACGCCGACTCGAGCCGCACGAGCTTGCGGACGAACCAGTTGCTCGTGCCGGCCCGCGCACTGGATGACAGGCCGACCAACAGGTCCGGCGCATGGGCCTTGGACCAGCGCCGGATCTGCCGGACCGACGAGTCCTCGGCGGTCGTGATGATGGTGCGGTCCGTGCCGAGCGCGTCGACGATCTGCTTGACGAGCACGACCTCGTCGCCCCTGACCTTGAGGTCGACATGCGCCCCGATCCGGCCGCGGATCAGCGCCAGCACGGCGTCGAGGTCGACGAGCCGTGACGCGGAGAACTCGTCGTACCGGTGCTTCGCGATCGAGCGGCGCACGGACTCGTCGTCGATCTCGTCGTCGTGGAAGATCACCGGCCGGCCGTCGGCGGTCAGGCGTACGTCGAACTCGACGTAGTCGCAGCCGAGCCCGATCGCCGACTCGAACGCGGCCAGGGTGTTCTGCGCCGAGTGATCGTCCGCAGCGCCACCACGGTGCGCCGACACGAGGGCCATGCGAACCGCTAGCCCGCGATCTTGCCGTGCTGGAGCAGGGACCAGACCGAGCTCTCGACCGTCGCGTACTGGGTCAGGTCGTGCGCCTTCCGGTACGCCTTGACGGCCGCGACCGTGTCCGCGTCGAAGATTCCGGTCAGCCGCGGGTGCAGTCCGGCGGCGATCAGCGACCGTTGCAGGCGCCAGACCGCGAGCCCCACGCTGCCCTGCTTGATGACTCGTGGGTTCGCGCCGTACGACAGCAGCGCCGTCCACGTGGGCCGCGTGGTCTTGCCGGCCGCCGACCAGCCCATGGATGCGCGGTACTTGTCGATCGCCTTCGCGGTGCCGGAGCCGAATGTCTCGTCGACCGAGATCAGGTAGCCACGCTGGTGGAGCAGGCACTCCAGGGCGGCCACCTCCGGTCCCTTGCTGCCCACCGTGAGCGCCGGGTAGGAGCTGAAGGACATCTGGACGTTGCAGGGCAGGCTCTGCTTCACGGCGACCGAACCCCGGCCGACGTCCAGGAAGTCCTTGTCGATGTTGATGGTCTTTCCGCCGTACGTGACGTCGACGCCGTTCTGGTACTGGTGGATGCGCTGGTGATCGGCCCAGCCCTCGTCGGCGAGGTAGGGGCCGCCGTCGGTGTCGGCGATCTTGTTGGTCCAGGCGATCCAGATCTGGTCGGGCTTGGTGAAGCCCTTGCGGCCCGCGATCCGCGCGGCGTCGATCGCCGCGATGGCGGCGGAACCGCTGGAGTACACGCCGGACTTGTAGCTGAACTTGTGGAGGTACTCGGTCCACGCGTCGACGAACTCGAGCACGACGTTGTCGCACTTGGTCGTCCGGGCGTACCACTCGAGGTCGAGGTAGGAATAGCTGCCGGACCCGAAGCCGTACTTCCGCAGCGCCACGATCGTCTCGGCCGCGTCTGACCTGGCCTGGGACCGGGCGACGGAGACCGTCGACGACATCCGCTTCTTCTGGACGCGGCTCTTGGGGTTGTTGACGAAGCACGGAGCCTGACGGCCGACGTGGATCGGCAGGAAGCGCCAGCCGTTCGCCGCGTTCTTGGCGACCCAGGCCTTGCTGAGGTTGGGCTGGTAGGCGTCGCCGCAGTAGCGGGAGCTGCCGGAGACGTAGATGCCGATCGCCGTGAACGGGGACCGGAGGTTCCAGGTGTCCATCGTGGACTGGGTCGGCGCGACGCACGCGTCGAAGCCGTGACCCGTGAAGTCTCCGGGGGCTCGCGGACCCGCCGCGTGGGCGGGTGAGGACAGCAGGAAGGTCGCGGCCAGGCCGGTCAGGATGCCGGTGATCGTGAGCCGCGAGGTGGGGGAAGGCACCAGGCGCATCCTCAGAGCGTACGGCCACCGGAGGGCGAAGTCAGGGATATGCGGGCTGAGGGGTTGCGGCCCTAAGCGCGCTCGGAGATAGTCTTGGGCCAGGCGTGGCCCCGGTCCCTCCCCTGGATGATCGGGGCCACGTTCTCTCGCCGGTCGAGCCTGTGCTCGCCGGTTGAGCTTGTCGAAGCCTTCAGACCTGGCGCGCGCGATCGCCCCAGTACGGCTTGCGCAGGTCGCGCTTGAGGATCTTGCCCGACGGGTTGCGAGGCAGCGCGTCCACGACGTCGATCGAGCTCGGCGTCTTGTAGCCGGCGAGCCGCTCGCGGGCGTACGCGATGAGCTCCTCGGCGGGCACCGCCTGGCCGGGCTTGAACGCCACGACCGCCTTGACCGTCTCGCCCCACTTGTCGTCCGGCACGCCGATCACCGCGAGCTCCTGCACCGCGGGGTGCTCGGCGAGCACGCGCTCGACCTCGGGGGAGTACACGTTCTCGCCGCCGGTGATGATCATGTCCTTGATGCGGTCCTCGATGAACAGGAAGCCGTCCTCGTCGACCCGGCCGAGGTCGCCCGTACGGACCCACCCGTCCGGCGTGATGAGCTCGGCGGTCGCCTCTGGCTTCCCGAGGTAGCCGATCGTCGCCTGCGGCGTGCGGAACCAGACCTCGCCCGACTCACCCTGCGGCACGTCCTCGAGCGTCACCGGGTCGACGACCCGCATCTCGGTGTGTGCGACGGGACGCCCAGCCGACACCAGCCGCTCCGGGTGGGCGGCGTCGCGGTGCGCGGCGTCGTTGAGCACCGTGACGACGCCGCCGAACTCCGTCATGCCGTACACCTGCTGGAACTCGGTGTCGGGCCACGCCTCCATCGCCGCGCGCAGCACCGGCAGCGGCATCGGCGCGGCGCCGTAGCCGAGGGACTTCAGCTTGCTGAACAGCCCCATGACCTGGGGTCCGGCGGCGATCAGGGCCGTGACGACGGCGGGCACGAGGAACGCGTGCGTGCAGCCGGCCATGATGCCGCCGGCGAGCAGCGCGCCGTCGACCTCCGGCACGATGTACGCCGCCGCGCCGATGACCGGGGCCTGCAGGGCGTACGAGGTGCCTCCGACGTGGAACATCGGCATCGCCACGAGCAGCATGTCGCCCTCGTCGTACGTCGCGTCGCCGAGTCCGTTGACGCTGTGCTCGACCATCGCGTGCTGGCTGAGCTGTACGCCCTTCGGCCGTCCGGTCGTGCCGGAGCTGTACATCACGACGCAGATGTCGTCGGGCGTGACGCCGGGCTGCAGGTCGGCCGGTGTCGCGGCCGACTGCCAGGCCTGGAACTCGTCGTGCTCGCCACCGACGACGATGACCTTGCGGACGTGCTCGAGCCGGTCGCGTACGACGTCGAGCTGCTCCAGCAGTTGGTGCCCGACGAACACGACCTCGGCCGCGCAGTCGTTGAGCACGTAGTCGAGCTCGTCGCCGGCGAGTCGCCAGTTGACGACGGTCGTCGCCGCGCCGAGCTGGCAGCCACCGAGGATGACCTGGAGGACGGCAGGGTTGTTCTTGTCGAGGATCGCGACCCGGTCGCCGCGCGCCACGCCCTCGCCCTGCAACGCTCCGGCGGTCCGGCGCACGGACTCCCAGGCCTCGGCCCAGGTCCACGTACGTTCGCCGAAGATCCAGCACGGCTTGTCCGGGCGCTCGGCCGCGCGGTGCGCGAGGAAGTCCGGCAGGTAGGTGGCGGGCGGGATGGCAATCGGCATGATGCTCCTCGACGACGTGACCTGGATCACGACAGCGTAGGGGACACCGCAAGCGCATTGGGTCCGAAAGGGTTGCGGCCTCTACACTTGGAGCGTGCCCCGCGGAGATGGACGCCTGACCCACGACCTCGATCCCCAGGACGCTGGACCCCAGGACGCGTGTGGCGTCTTCGGAGTCTGGGCGCCCGGCGAAGAGGTCGCCAAGCTCACCTACTTCGGCCTCTACGCGCTGCAGCACCGCGGGCAGGAATCGGCCGGCATCGCGGTCAGCAACGGCCGCCAGATCCTCGTCTACAAGGACATGGGCCTCGTGTCGCAGGTCTTCGACGAGGCCACGCTCGAGTCGCTCAAGGGCGAGATCGCGATCGGGCACGCCCGCTACTCCACGACCGGCTCCAGCGTGTGGCACAACGCCCAGCCCACGTTCCGCCCGACGGCCGCCGGCTCGGTCGCCCTCGGCCACAACGGCAACCTGACCAACACCGCCGAGCTCCTCGAGCTGCTGCACGAGCGCGACCTCGAGGCGGGCAAGGCGGCCAACAAGGGTGAGACCGCCACGTCCGACACGTCGGTCATGGCGACGCTGCTCTCCTCCTACCCCGATCGTTCGGTCGAGGAAGCCGCCCTCGAGGTGCTGCCCAAGCTGCGCGGCGCGTTCTCCCTCGTCTTCATGGACGAGAACACGCTCTACGCCGCACGTGACGCCCAGGGCATCCGCCCGTTGGTGCTCGGCCGGCTCGAGCGCGGCTGGGTCGTCGCGAGCGAGACCGCGGCGCTCGACATCGTGGGCGCCTCGTTCATCCGCGAGATCCAGCCCGGCGAGTTCATCGCGATCGACGAGAAGGGCCTGCGCACCGAGCACTTCGCCAAGCCCGAGCCCAAGGGCTGCGTCTTCGAGTACGTCTACCTCGCCCGCCCCGACACCACGATCTCCGACCAGCGGGTCTTCTCCGTACGCGCCGAGATCGGCCGCCGCCTGGCTCGCGAGTTCCCCGTCGACGCCGACCTCGTCATCCCCGTGCCCGAGTCCGGCACGCCGGCGGCGATCGGGTACGCCGAGGAGAGCGGCATCCCGTTCGGCCACGGCCTGGTCAAGAACTCCTACGTCGGCCGTACGTTCATCCAGCCGTCGCAGACCTTGCGCCAGCTCGGCATCCGGCTCAAGCTCAACCCCCTGCGCGACGTCATCGCCGGCAAGCGCCTCGTGGTCGTCGACGACTCGATCGTCCGCGGCAACACGCAGCGCGCCCTCGTCCGCATGCTGCGCGAGTTCGGCGCCGCCGAGGTCCACGTCCGCATCTCGTCGCCGCCGGTCAAGTGGCCGTGCTTCTACGGCATCGACTTCGCCTCGCGGGCCGAGCTCATCGCCAACGGCATCTCGGTCGACGAGATCTGCCGCTCGATCGGCGCCGACTCGTTGGCGTACGTCACGCTCGACCAGCTCGTCGAGGCGACCAACGTGCCCAAGGACAACCTCTGCCGCGCCTGCTTCGACGGCATCTATCCCGTGGCGCTGCCCGAGGACGATCTCATCGGCAAGCACCTGCTCGAGGTCCAGGACACCCTGCCCCTCGAGGTGCTCTGATGGGCGAGCCGACCTCCTACGCCAGCGCGGGGGTCTCGATCGAGGAGGGCGACCGCGCGGTCGAGCTCATGAAGGAGTGGGTCGAGAAGGCCCGCCGTCCTGAGGTCGTCGGCGGCATCGGCGGGTTCGCGGGGCTGTTCGACGCGACGGCGCTCAAGTCGTACGCCCGACCGCTGCTCGCGACGTCGGCCGACGGCGTGGGCACCAAGGTGCAGATCGCGCAGCGCATGGACAAGCACGACACGATCGGCTTCGACCTCGTCGGCATGCTGGTCGACGACCTCGTCGTCTGTGGCGCCGAGCCGCTGTTCATGACCGACTACATCGCCTGCGGCAAGGTCGTGCCGGAGCGCATCGCCGACATCGTCAAGGGCGTCGCGCAGGCCTGCGCCGAGAGCGGCACGGCGCTGCTCGGCGGCGAGACCGCGGAGCACCCGGGCCTGCTGGCCCCCGAGGAGTACGACATCGCCGGCTCGACCACTGGCGTCGTCGAGGCCGACAAGCTGCTGGGTGCCGAGCTCGTACGACCCGGTGACGTGGTCGTCGCGATGGCGTCCAGCGGCCTGCACTCCAACGGCTACTCGCTCGTGCGGCACGTGTTCTTCACGCAGGCCGGCTGGGAGCTCGACCGCCACGTGCCCGACCTCGGTCGTACGCTCGGCGAGGAGCTGCTGACGCCGACCCGCCTCTACACGCTGCCTTGCCTCGCCCTCGCCGAAGCCGTCGAGGTGCACGCGATGTCGCACATCACCGGTGGCGGGCTCGCGGCCAACCTCGCCCGCGTCGTCCCCGACACGGTCTCCGTGCGGATCGACCGCTCGACCTGGTCACCGCAGCCGGTGTTCGGGCTCGTCGGCTCGCTCGGCGGGGTCGCCCAATCCGACCTCGACCAGGCGCTCAACATGGGTGTCGGCATGGTCGCGCTCGTGGCCCCCGACGCCGCCGATGCCGCGATCCGCCTGCTCGCCGAGCGCGGCATCGAGGCCTGGATCGCCGGTGAGGTCGCCGCTGCAGGAGTCCACGGTGAGGGCGGCAGCGTCACGCTGAGCGGGGCGCACGACTGAGACACGCCGTCTCTGGGGGGTCGATGACGGATTTGTTGTCACCTTTGGGTACGCTTGTCGCACGACATACTGACTACTTTTCTGCGAGGGGGTCGACCCATGGGGCGCGGCCGTGCGAAAGCCAAACAGACCAAAGTCGCTCGCGACTTGAAGTACCGCACACCTGATACGGACTTCAACACTCTGCAGCGTGAGCTCCACGGTGAGTCGGGCGAACCGATTCCCCCTCAGTATCGCGACCTGGACCGAGAAGACCCGGCCGCCTCCTAGGCGTCCGGACCCTCACTCTCGCTCCGTCCGGCCCGCAGGCCGGTGATCCAACAGGCAGATAGCCTGTCTGGATGTTCCGTCGGTCCCGTACGCGTTTCGCACTGCGTCACCGTGGCATGCTGACCCCGCCGGTCGCCGGCCAGACGTTGGATGCGTTCAGCGTCGACCACGTCGGGCAGCCCGTGATGCTGTGGGGCGGAGACGGGACCGCGGCGGTCCAGGTGGCAGATCGCGATGCGGTCGTGCTGCAGGAGCGTCCGCCGCATGACTGGACCCTCCAGCCCTTGCCCGACGGCCGGTTCGTCGTCGTCGGCTCGCGTGCCGAGTGGCGGGACGGCGTGGCTGAGGACAATGCGCACGTGTACGCCTCCGACGGCTCGCTGGACGCTGTCGGTTGCCTCGGCGACGGGATCGAGCACGTGCAGACGTCGGCGGACGGCAGCATCTGGGTCGGCTACTTCGACGAGGGCATCTACGGCAACGACGGTTGGGGTGGCTCGGGTCCCGAACCCATGGGCTCGGCAGGGATCGTCCGGTTCTCGTCGGACCTGCAGGTGCAGTGGGAGTATCCGCTTCAGCAGCAGGACCCCATCGACGACTGCTATGCCCTCAACGTCACGGGCGACGACGTCTGGGCCTGCCCCTACTCCAGCTTCGACGTCGTGCGGATCCGTGACGGCGATGTGCGGTCGTGGAGCAACGAGGTCGAGGGCGCCCGAGCCCTCGTGGTGAGTGGTGACTCGGTCGCACTCGTCGGTGGGTACGAGAAGGACCGCGACCGGCTCGTCATCGGACAGCTCGACGACGACGAGCTCCAGGTGCAGGCCACTGGGCGGTTGACCATGCCGGACGGCCGACGACTCCCGGAGGACACGTTCGTCGTCGGCCGCGGCGCGGAGCTCCACGCGTTGGTGGGCTCCGACTGGTTCAGCTGGTCGCTGGACCAGGCCTGATCAGCTGGTCGGGAGCCAGACCGAGCGCAGCCGGCCCACCTCGCGCATGCGCTGCTCGGCCATGCGGTCGGCGGCGATCGACGGCGGGACGCCCTCGGACTTGGCGCGCTCGAGCACACCCAGCGTCGTGTCGAAGATCGTGGTGGCCCGCATCTTGGCGCGGTCGAACTCGAATCCCTCGAGCTCGTCGGCGACCTGGATGACGCCGCCGGAGTTGACGCAGTAGTCGGGCGCGTAGGTGATGCCGCGCTCGTCGAGGCGCTTCTCGATGCCCTCGTGGGCGAGCTGGTTGTTGGCAGCTCCGCAGACGATCGTCGCGGTCAACGCCTCGATCGACTCGTCGTTGAGGGCGCCACCGAGCGCGCAGGGTGCGTAGATGTCGAGCGGCTCGCGGATGAGCGCGTCCGTGTCGACGACCGAGGTGATCGACGGGTAGGCCTGCTGGAGCGCGGCGACGGCCTCGGCGTTGACGTCGGTGACGACGACCTGCGCGTCCTCCTCGACCAGGTGGCCGACGAGGTGCTTGCCGACCTTGCCGACGCCGGCCACGCCGACGCGCTTGCCGGCCAGCGAGGTGTCGCCCCAGAGGTGCTGCGCCGAGGCGCGCATGCCCTGGTAGACGCCGAAGGCGGTCAGGACCGACGAGTCGCCGGCACCGCCGTGCTCGACCGTGCGGCCGGTCACGAAGTCCGACTCGCGGGCGATGATGTCCATGTCAGGGCTGAACGTGCCGACGTCGCACGCCGTGTAGTAGCGACCGCCGAGCGTCTGGACGAATCGTCCGTATGCCCGCAGCAACGCCTCGGTCTTGATCTTCGTCGGGTCACCGATGATGACGGCCTTGCCGCCACCCAGGTCGAGGCCCGCCAGCGCGTTCTTGTAGGCCATGCCCTGCGAGAGGTTGAGGACGTCGGTCAGCGCGTCCTGCTCAGAGGCGTACGGGTAGAAGCGCGTGCCGCCCAGGGCCGGGCCGAGGGCGGTGGAGTAGATCGCGATGATGGCCTTGAGGCCCGAGGCCTCGTCGTGGCAGAAGACGACTTGTTCATGTCGGCTGCCGAAGGCGGATGGCGCGTTGCTGCTGGAGTCGGTCACGGTAGTGCTCTCTGTCGTGGATGGCGGAGGTGCGTTGGTGGGCACTTCCATCGGCGAAGCCGCGGGGTGGTGCGACTTGGCAGAGACTCTACCGCTCAGCGGGCCTTCCTGAGGACGTACGCGGTCGGCTACGCAGCGCCGAGCTCGGGCGCCGTCCTCACGGTCGTCGTGGTGCCGTCCGCCCACACGACGAGGGCCGTGCGATCGGGACGGCTCTGGAGCCATGCCCCGGCTTCGCTGCCCCGCGCGTACGCGGCAGTGGCGTCGATGTCGGCCCAGGTCAGCGAGGCGGTGATGACCGTGACGGAGGCGATGCCCGCCGGTGGACGGCCGGTCCGTGCGTCGACGAGGTGCTGTCCGCGGTGCGTCGTGCCGGAGGTGGCGACAGCTCCGTTGGCGATCGGCACGAGCCCGAGCAGCCGCTGCGGGTCGTGCGGGTCCTCGAGCCCGATGCGCCAGGGGTCGGCGCCCGGCACGACGGTGCGGCAGACCATGTCGCCGCCGGCCGAGAGGCAGAAGTCCGTGCCCTCGAGCTCGTCCAGCAGATCGGCCGCGCGATCGACCGCCCAGCCCTTGACGACACCGCTCGGGTCGAGGGTCGTGCCACCGCGGACGTCCGACCGCCAGACGTCGAATGCGCCGTTGGACGCAAGCGCCGCCTCGGCACCGAGCCCCAGCACCTCGCGGACGAGGGGTGAGGCGGCATCGAGGGAGAGCTCGCCGCGATTGATGCGGGAGACGTCGGAGTCCTCCCGGTACGTGCTGAAGAGACGATCGGCCTCTCGCAGCGACTCCATCACCCGCACCCACACCGCATCGGCCAGTGCGTCCGTCGTGTGGCGGCCTCTCAGCGCGAGCGTCACCGGCATCCCCATGACGTGCTCGACACGTCGCGTCGTCACAGCCCGGCCTTGTCGAGTGCGCCCTGCAGCGACGTGGCGTAGCCCCGGCTCGTCACGGTCGCGCCACTGATCATGTCGACGTTGCCGTCCTGCGACTCGAGAGTCGCCTTCGTGAGGATCGGGAGGGCGTACGCGTTGATCTCCTCGTCACGGCCGTTGCCGTTCGGATACACCGGCACCGTGACCTCCGTGATCTTGCCGTTCGCCACGGTGATGGCGACCTGGACCGGTCCCCACTGGGTGTCGGTCGACGGTCCCGTGTACGTCTTGGCGCCGTCGGTCGAGCTGGCGTCGGAGCTGCTGGTGCTGTCGTTGCTCGCCGAGGATCCGGCGGTCGGGGGAGCGAGGACGCTCGTGGCGGCCGGCCCGGCGGTGGACGTGTGATAGCCGAACAGCAGCACGACGGTGGTCAGGGTGCTGAGGAACCACAGGACGATGCGTTTCATGGGATCACCAGCTGAAGGTCTCGAGGTGGACCTGCTCCGGCGGGACACCGGCAGCAGCGAGGGTGCGCAGGACCTCGTCGGTCCACACGGCAGGACCGCACACGTACACGTCGCGCTGGTCGATGTCCGGCACCCAGAAGGTCAGCGAAGTCTGGTCGTCGGCGTGCCCCGCGTGGGCGCCGAGCCACGAATCGGGGGAGCGACGGCGTCCTGGCAGCCACAGCAGCTCGAGGCCGCGGGAGCGGGCGAGGTCCTGCAGCTCTGCCGACATGAGCGGCTCGTCGCGATAGCGCTGCAGCAGCACCGCGTCGCCCGGCCGGTAGTCGAGGCCCTCCGCGAGGGCGCGCAACGGTGTGATGCCGACGCCGGCCCCGATGAACGCGACCTTGTCGCGGGTCCGGGCGCGGTCGCCGAGGCGTCCGTAGGGGCCCTCGAACATGACCCGGGTGCCCGGGGCGAGCGTCCGCAGGCGGCCACTGTCGTCGCCGAGATCCTTCACGGTGATGCGGAGGGTGTCGTTGGTCGGTGCCGCGGAGA harbors:
- the purM gene encoding phosphoribosylformylglycinamidine cyclo-ligase; the protein is MGEPTSYASAGVSIEEGDRAVELMKEWVEKARRPEVVGGIGGFAGLFDATALKSYARPLLATSADGVGTKVQIAQRMDKHDTIGFDLVGMLVDDLVVCGAEPLFMTDYIACGKVVPERIADIVKGVAQACAESGTALLGGETAEHPGLLAPEEYDIAGSTTGVVEADKLLGAELVRPGDVVVAMASSGLHSNGYSLVRHVFFTQAGWELDRHVPDLGRTLGEELLTPTRLYTLPCLALAEAVEVHAMSHITGGGLAANLARVVPDTVSVRIDRSTWSPQPVFGLVGSLGGVAQSDLDQALNMGVGMVALVAPDAADAAIRLLAERGIEAWIAGEVAAAGVHGEGGSVTLSGAHD
- a CDS encoding DUF3073 domain-containing protein; amino-acid sequence: MGRGRAKAKQTKVARDLKYRTPDTDFNTLQRELHGESGEPIPPQYRDLDREDPAAS
- a CDS encoding Glu/Leu/Phe/Val dehydrogenase dimerization domain-containing protein, with translation MTDSSSNAPSAFGSRHEQVVFCHDEASGLKAIIAIYSTALGPALGGTRFYPYASEQDALTDVLNLSQGMAYKNALAGLDLGGGKAVIIGDPTKIKTEALLRAYGRFVQTLGGRYYTACDVGTFSPDMDIIARESDFVTGRTVEHGGAGDSSVLTAFGVYQGMRASAQHLWGDTSLAGKRVGVAGVGKVGKHLVGHLVEEDAQVVVTDVNAEAVAALQQAYPSITSVVDTDALIREPLDIYAPCALGGALNDESIEALTATIVCGAANNQLAHEGIEKRLDERGITYAPDYCVNSGGVIQVADELEGFEFDRAKMRATTIFDTTLGVLERAKSEGVPPSIAADRMAEQRMREVGRLRSVWLPTS
- a CDS encoding FAD:protein FMN transferase, which translates into the protein MTTRRVEHVMGMPVTLALRGRHTTDALADAVWVRVMESLREADRLFSTYREDSDVSRINRGELSLDAASPLVREVLGLGAEAALASNGAFDVWRSDVRGGTTLDPSGVVKGWAVDRAADLLDELEGTDFCLSAGGDMVCRTVVPGADPWRIGLEDPHDPQRLLGLVPIANGAVATSGTTHRGQHLVDARTGRPPAGIASVTVITASLTWADIDATAAYARGSEAGAWLQSRPDRTALVVWADGTTTTVRTAPELGAA
- a CDS encoding FMN-binding protein, coding for MKRIVLWFLSTLTTVVLLFGYHTSTAGPAATSVLAPPTAGSSASNDSTSSSDASSTDGAKTYTGPSTDTQWGPVQVAITVANGKITEVTVPVYPNGNGRDEEINAYALPILTKATLESQDGNVDMISGATVTSRGYATSLQGALDKAGL